One genomic window of Methanosarcina acetivorans C2A includes the following:
- a CDS encoding polysialyltransferase family glycosyltransferase, whose translation MNEQVMNELLNNDLDFIAFVISPFHALGVDAFAYDLFTKYNRKLNGLIVVYPHSKNGILVDETHFICTNFSDVKLIYAQNSEKLSCFQQFRTAIKLIKGSEIILRDKCNLGKNIYIISVMNITYTILEAFENESIAKKYSPQFILIDEGIGTYFSKDFWTLTSKYDQENVEKKRLTDVVSDSFQLMFFHALNAVFEKKLKVGDRCLFSHNSNCLIQNRSVIESYQNVLSLNKYTSPEMEQILSNNNWAIIATQPFVEYNQVDINDYIECINETITFLRQKGIICIIKPHPREDIFKYDMIISENENTILLDKSISLEKILYLHPNLVVGFTSTALVTAKIFYNVFSVSIIDKLMKKTKDPLLDVSRTEFKNLFGNIVCFKTLEEITIDIHVSPVK comes from the coding sequence ATGAATGAACAAGTCATGAATGAATTATTAAATAATGATCTGGATTTTATAGCGTTTGTGATCTCACCATTTCATGCTTTGGGGGTAGATGCTTTTGCATATGATCTTTTTACTAAATATAATCGAAAATTGAATGGATTAATTGTTGTTTATCCACATTCTAAAAATGGAATATTAGTAGATGAAACTCATTTTATATGCACAAATTTTTCTGATGTGAAGCTTATTTATGCGCAAAACTCAGAAAAATTAAGTTGTTTCCAGCAGTTCAGAACTGCAATTAAATTAATAAAAGGGTCAGAAATAATATTAAGAGATAAATGTAATTTGGGCAAAAACATATATATTATTTCTGTAATGAACATTACATACACAATTTTAGAAGCTTTTGAAAATGAAAGTATTGCAAAAAAATATTCTCCCCAGTTCATTTTGATTGATGAGGGAATTGGAACATATTTTAGTAAAGATTTTTGGACATTAACTTCAAAATATGATCAAGAGAATGTCGAAAAAAAGAGGCTAACTGATGTTGTTAGTGATTCTTTTCAATTAATGTTTTTTCATGCTTTAAATGCAGTTTTCGAAAAAAAATTGAAAGTAGGAGATCGTTGCTTATTTTCCCATAATTCAAATTGTTTGATTCAAAATCGATCTGTAATTGAATCCTATCAAAATGTACTATCATTAAATAAATATACTAGTCCAGAGATGGAGCAAATTTTATCTAATAATAACTGGGCGATTATTGCGACTCAACCGTTTGTGGAATATAATCAGGTTGACATTAACGATTATATAGAATGTATAAATGAAACGATAACATTTCTAAGACAAAAAGGAATTATATGCATAATAAAACCGCATCCAAGAGAAGATATTTTTAAATATGATATGATAATTTCTGAAAATGAAAATACTATTCTGTTAGATAAAAGCATTTCTTTAGAAAAAATATTGTATCTGCATCCAAATCTGGTTGTTGGTTTTACCAGCACGGCATTAGTCACAGCCAAAATTTTTTATAACGTTTTTTCTGTTAGCATTATTGATAAATTAATGAAAAAAACAAAAGATCCTCTATTAGATGTTTCCAGAACAGAGTTCAAAAATTTATTTGGAAATATTGTTTGTTTCAAAACTTTAGAAGAAATAACAATTGACATTCATGTGTCTCCGGTTAAGTGA
- a CDS encoding lipopolysaccharide biosynthesis protein — MNEKKIKSNNENLLLVKRIGLIGLTNFLLSFSGIILLPILTKTLSIEEYGYWVQIGVTVGIVTVLAMLGLPFTLVRFLAPLHKKEEILEIFYSIYVIQILISILVSSIFFIFSKEIASILFEGNSLIVEIMALIVFFECCSSFLIGYLRAREQIKKYSILNLIKTILQITLISYLVLSGKGIIGAEIGLLCSSVSVFLVLNYIIISEIGVKIPRFKNIKEYLNFGIPTIPGNLSNWIVNASDRYVINYYLGPASVGYYSPGYSLGSILDMFSFPLNFILPATLSRYYDNNNIDEVKNILSNSLKYYLLIAVPSFFGISLLSKSLLTTLTTPEIASRGYLVTPFVALSSLFLGIYTILQKIVVLEKKTSIGAKIWLISALINIALNVVLIPSFGIISAAFTTLLAFTVSLILILRSTRSFKIYVDYRSVLKIIVSSLIMSVILVLNNPSTLIEIFFTIIICAIAYFIVLHIFKTFEYEETIIKKKLAIIKKKL, encoded by the coding sequence ATGAATGAAAAAAAAATTAAAAGTAATAATGAAAATCTCCTGTTAGTTAAACGAATTGGACTAATAGGACTTACCAACTTCCTCCTAAGTTTTAGTGGAATTATTCTATTGCCGATTCTTACAAAAACTTTATCTATTGAAGAATACGGCTATTGGGTCCAGATTGGAGTTACTGTAGGAATAGTAACAGTATTAGCTATGCTTGGGTTGCCTTTTACATTAGTTAGATTTTTAGCTCCATTACATAAGAAGGAAGAAATACTTGAAATATTTTATTCAATATACGTCATACAAATTCTAATAAGTATTCTGGTTAGTTCAATATTTTTTATTTTTTCCAAAGAAATAGCTTCAATATTATTTGAAGGAAATAGTTTAATAGTAGAGATTATGGCATTGATTGTTTTTTTTGAGTGTTGTAGTTCTTTTCTTATTGGGTATCTTAGAGCAAGAGAACAAATAAAAAAATACTCAATATTAAATTTAATAAAAACAATATTGCAAATAACCTTAATTTCCTACCTGGTGCTTTCTGGAAAGGGAATAATAGGTGCAGAAATAGGATTATTATGCAGTTCAGTATCAGTATTTCTTGTGTTAAATTATATAATCATTTCAGAAATTGGTGTGAAAATTCCAAGGTTTAAAAACATAAAGGAATATCTTAATTTTGGCATTCCCACGATTCCTGGCAATTTATCTAATTGGATAGTTAATGCAAGTGATCGCTATGTCATTAATTATTATCTGGGCCCTGCATCAGTAGGTTATTATTCGCCAGGATATTCACTTGGAAGTATTTTAGATATGTTTTCTTTCCCTTTGAATTTCATATTACCAGCCACATTATCCAGGTATTATGACAATAACAATATAGATGAAGTTAAGAACATATTAAGTAATTCACTTAAATACTATTTACTGATTGCAGTTCCTTCATTTTTTGGTATATCACTTCTATCTAAATCATTGCTTACTACTCTTACAACCCCTGAGATCGCATCAAGAGGATATTTAGTTACACCTTTTGTCGCATTAAGTTCTTTATTTTTAGGAATTTATACAATACTCCAAAAAATTGTAGTCTTAGAAAAAAAAACAAGTATCGGCGCTAAAATTTGGTTAATCTCAGCCTTAATAAACATAGCATTAAATGTCGTGCTCATACCAAGTTTTGGAATAATAAGTGCTGCATTTACAACATTACTTGCCTTCACAGTCAGTTTAATCTTAATATTGAGATCAACACGTTCTTTTAAAATATATGTTGATTATAGATCTGTTTTAAAAATAATAGTATCTTCACTTATTATGTCAGTAATACTAGTTTTGAATAACCCATCAACACTTATCGAAATATTTTTTACAATAATAATATGTGCGATTGCATATTTTATAGTTCTACATATATTCAAAACATTTGAATATGAAGAAACAATTATTAAAAAAAAATTAGCGATTATTAAAAAAAAATTGTAA